One Skermanella pratensis genomic window, TGCTGCTGGGCATCTCGTTCGTGCTGTCCCTGGCGGTCGCCATCCCGCTGGGGGTATTCGCCGCCCGGCGGCCCCACGGCGCCGCGGACACGGCGATCAACCTGGCCTGCTTCGCGGGGATCTCGGTGCCGCCGTTCTGGCTGGCGCTGCTGTTCATCATCCTGTTCGCGGTCGTGCTGGGGGTGCTGCCGGCCGGCGGCATGGCCCCGGTCGGCGGAACCGGTGGGCTATGGGAGCGCCTGCCCTATCTGGTGATGCCGGTCGCCACCCTGACGCTGGTCAGCGTCGGCGGCTACACCCGCTTCGTCCGCGCCGCCGTGATCGAGCAGCTTCGGCAGGACTATATCCGCACCGCCCGCGCCAAGGGCGTGCCGGAGCGGTCCGTGGTCTGGCGCCATGCCCTGCGGAACGCCATGATCCCGGTCGTCACCATCGTGGCGCTGGGGTTCGGGACCCTGTTTTCCGGCGCGCTGGTGACGGAGACGATGTTCGCGTATCTGGGCATGGGCAAGCTGATCTACGATTCCATCCTGGGGAACGACTACAACATCGCCCTGGTCGGCCTGCTGCTCGCCACGCTGATGACATTGGCCGGCAATCTCCTGGCCGATCTGGGTTATGCCGCGCTCGACCCCCGCATCACCTTCACCGAGACGCGCACGTGACGGCGTGGCGGCGCTTCCTGCGGTTTCCGGCGGCGGTGTCGAGCCTGGTGCTCCTGGTGCTCCTGGCGGGCGCCTCCCTGGCGGCGCCGCTGGTCGAGGCGGCGCTCGGCGTCGATGCCAACGCGGTCAGCCTGTTCGACCGCTTCGCCCCGCCCTCCCCGCGGAACTGGCTGGGCACGGACGAGCTGGGGCGCGACGTGCTGGTCAGGCTGCTGTATGGTGGCCGGGTGTCGCTGTTCGTCGGACTTGCCGCCGCGGTGGCGTCCGCCGTGGTCGGGACGGTGGTCGGGCTGCTCGCCGGCTTCTTCGGGGGAAGGATCGACGGTTTCCTGATGCGGGTGACCGACGGGGTGATCGCCTTGCCGCTGCTGCCCCTGCTGATCGTGCTGGCCGCCGTGGACCTGGGCAAGCTGGGCGTCCCGGCAGGGCTGGCGCAATCCGATCAGGTCAGCCTCTACCGGATCATCGTGATCGTGTCCCTGGCCGGCTGGACGACGGTCGCGCGGCTCGTCCGCGGCGCGGCGCTGAGCGTCCGGCAGCGCGAGTACGTCCGGGCCGCCATCGCGCTGGGGGCCGGAAACCTGCGGCTGATGCTGGTCCATGTCCTGCCCAACGTCGCTTCGCCCATCGTGGTCGCCACGACGCTGTCGGTCGGCAACATCATCCTGCTGGAATCGGTGCTGAGCTTTCTCGGCCTGGGCATCCAGCCGCCGCTGCCGAGCTGGGGCAACATGCTGACCAACGCGCAGGAGCTGATCTGGTCCGCGCCGATGCTGGCGATTTATCCGGGGCTGCTGATCTTCGTGACCGTGATCGCCTTCAATTTCGTCGGCGACGGGCTGCAGGACGCGCTGGACCCGCGGGCGGACGCCTCCCGGCGTTAAGATATTCTCGCCCCCGAACGCCTTTAGATTGACACTTTTCCGGCTTGGCAAACGTTGAGAAGCCTGAAGCTTCGGCGACAGTCGAGCCAGAGGGAAAAGGAGCGCGTCTGATATGGGGCAGAAGACGATCAATCCCCCTGTCTTCTGGGGAGCGAGCCTCATTATTGTGGCCCTGCTCGCAGTCGGCATCATCTATCCGAACGAATCTGAGGAAATGTTCGCTTCCGTCCAATCCTCGATCATCGAAGGATTCGGTTGGCTTTATATATTATCCGTCGCGGCCTTCGTCTTCATCTGCGTATTCCTGGCCTTGGGCCGGTCAGGCAACCTGAAGCTCGGACCCGACGACTCCGAGCCGGATTTCAGCTATCCGTCCTGGATCGCCATGCTGTTCGCGGCGGGCATGGGCATCGGGCTGATGTTCTTCGCCGTGGCGGAGCCGATCCAGCACTATGCCACGCCGCCCGAAGCCGAACCGCTGACGATAGAGGCGGCGCGCGAGGCGATGGTGATCACCTTCGTCCACTGGGGCGTCCATGCCTGGGCGATCTACGCCATCGTCGGGCTGTCGCTGGCCTATTTCAGCTTCCGCTACAATCTGCCGCTGACGATCCGCTCCGGCCTCTACCCACTGTTCAAGAACCGGATCAACGGGCCGATCGGCGACGCGGTGGACATCTTCGCGATCTGCGGGACTCTGTTCGGCATCGCGACGTCGCTGGGTTTCGGCGTGCTCCAGATAAATGCCGGTCTGAACTATCTGCTGGACTGGCCGGTCGGGCTGTCGGTCCAGATCCCGCTGATCGCCGTGATCACCGCCCTGGCGACGGTGTCGGTCGTGACGGGGCTGGACGTCGGCATCCGCCGGCTGTCGGAGCTGAACCTGATCTGCGCCATCCTGCTGATGGTGTTCGTGCTGGCGGTCGGTCCGACGACCTTCCTGCTGAAGGCCTTCGTCCAGAACATCGGCACGTATCTGGACCATTTCTTCATCAGGACCTTCACCCTTTACGCCTACGAGCCGAAGGGCTGGCTGAGTTCCTGGACGCTGTTCTACTGGGCCTGGTGGATCGCCTGGTCGCCCTTCGTAGGCATGTTCATCGCCCGGATCTCGCGCGGGCGGACGGTGCGCCAGTTCATCGGCGGCGTGCTGTTCATCCCGACGGGCTTCTCGTTCCTGTGGATGACGGTGTTCGGCAATACCGCCATCTCGCTCGACATGGGCGTGGCGGCCGGGGCGATCACCCAGGCCGTCTCGGCGGACGTGTCGGTGGCGCTGTTCCAGTTCTTCACCTACCTGCCGCTGCCGTCCGTTACCTCCACCCTGGCGGTGCTGCTGGTGGCGATCTTCTTCGTCACCTCGTCGGACAGCGGATCCATGGTGATCGACACCATCGCGGCCGGCGGCGCCGAGAACACGCCGTTGTGGCAGCGGGTCTATTGGTGCGCCCTGGAGGGCATCGCGGCGGCATTGCTGCTGCTCGCCGGCGGACTGACGGCGCTCCAGACCATGACGCTGATCAGCGCCCTGCCCTTCACCTTCATCATGATCATGCTCGCCGCCGGCCTCATCCGGGGAATGCAGGCGGACCTCGCCCGCGGCAATACGGCCCCCGCCGCCGTGCCGGCGGCCGAGCTGTCGTGGCGCCAGCGGCTGGAACTGAGCCTGCATACGCCCCATCGCGACGACGTCGCCCGGTTCCTGACCGGGACCGTATCGCCGGCGCTGGAGATGGTCGCCCAGGAGATGCGGGGACGCGGCCTGTCCGTGATGGTCGGCGCCTACGGCGAGGACGGCATCGCGCTGACCGTCCCGGCGATAGAGGTCAGGAGCTTCGTCTATGGCGTACGGCCCATACGCCAGCTCCTGCCGGCCTATACGGCGGCGCAGGCGGCCTCGACCGAGGAGCGGCGTCCGCACAGCTGGGCGGCGCGGACCTTCTTCTCGGACGGAAGCCGGGGGTACGACGTGATGGGCTTCACCCGCGACCAGATCATCAGCGATGTGGTTGGGCAGTACGAACGCTACCAGGCGCTGACCCAATCGAAGGCGACCGCGCTCTACATCACGTCGCCCGATCCGGCATAGGGAGGCCGAAGATCGGGTAGAGCGAAGCGGCACCCGACACCCGCTCTCCCTCTTTGTCGGCTGCCGCTTCGCTTTGGCCGACCTACGGACCTACGGAAATTGACTCTGGTTTCACGGTAGGGCGGGGACCGCCACGGCGAAGAAGGCGGCGTCCGCGATCATCCCCGGAGGGAGGCTTGGTAGCGGCTCCATCCCGCGGAGCGCAGCTCGCAGGCCGGGCAGGTGCCGCAGCCATAACCCCAATCGTGCCGGGTGGCACGGTCGCCCAGGTAGCAGGTGTGGGTGTCCTCGACGGTCAGGTCCACCAGCGCCCGGCCGCCGAGACGGTCGGCCATCTCCCATGTGGCCGCCTTGTCGATCCACATCAGGGGCGTGTGGACGACGAACCGTTGGTCCATGCCGAGGTTCAGTGTGACCTGGAGCGACTTGAGCGTGTCGTCGCGGCAGTCCGGGTAGCCGGAGTAATCCGTCTCGCACATGCCGCCGACGAGGTGCCTGATGCCGCGGCGGTAGGCCACCGCAGACGCGAAGGTGAAGAACAGCAGGTTGCGGCCGGGGACGAAGGTGCTGGGCAGGCAGTTCTCCTGGTAGCGGATTTCCGCCTCGCCGGTCAGCGCGGTGTCGCTGACGGCGCCCAGGACGGACAGGTCCAGCATGTGGTCGTCGCCCAGGCGGGCGCTCCAGTCCGGCATCCGGGCGGCGAGCTTGTCGCGGAAGCGGATCCTGCACTCGAGCTCGACCCGGTGGCGCTGGCCGTAGTCGAACCCGATGGTTTCCACATGGGCGAAGCGGTCCAGGGCCCAGGCGAGACAGGTCGCGGAATCCTGCCCGCCGGAGAACAGTACCAGCGCCTTTTCTTCCGTCATGCTTCCCCCGGATATGTCTGAGATGGTGGGCGTGGCGCTCACGGGATGCCGATCAGCTTATGGGTCTGGAGGCTGAGGCGCCAGCGCGGATGGTCCCGGCAATAGGCGACCGCAAGGGCGGTGTTGGCGACGCGGTCGGCGCCGTCCATCGGCTGGAGCCAGAAGTGGCGGAACGGCAGGTCTTCCAATTCGGCGGGATCGAACCGGGGCTGGGGGAAGACCAGCTTCAGTTCGTGGCCCCATCGGAGCACCCAGTCGGCGCCGGCCTTGGGGCTGACGCAGATCCAGTCGACGCCGGGCGGCGGTTCCAGGGTGCCGTTGGTCTCGATCGCGATCTCGAACCCCTCGGCATGGACGGCCTCGATCAGCGCGCCGTCGAGCTGGAGCAGCGGTTCGCCGCCGGTGAAGACGACGTAGCGGTGCGGCGCCCCGGGTCCCCAGGTGCGCGCGATGGCACCGGCCAACTCGGCGGCGCTGCCGAAGCGCCCGCCACCCTCGCCGTCGGTGCCGACGAAGTCCGTGTCGCAGAACCGGCAGGTCGCGGTCTCCCGGTCTCGCTCGCGCCCGGACCACAGATTGCAGCCGGCGAAGCGGCAGAACACGGCGGCCCGGCCGGCATGGGCTCCCTCGCCCTGCAACGTCTTGAACAGTTCCTTGACGGCGTAAGCCATCTCACCTTTCCCATCTATCCCGAGACAGGGTTCTGCCCTGCGGAAAGCGGCAAGTCCAGGACGGCGGAGCCCGGACCGGGCACAGCCTTGCCATGTGCCTGAAGCGGGGCGAGGATATGGGCATTGTTCCGGTGCGTGATGATCGGCGGGCCCACCTTTCTCGGAGTGGACGCCGGTATCCGGGACAGCGTAAAGGGCATGGACATCGCCGCCGCCGACCCGCGCCGCCGCGGAAGAAAGAATAGTTGGACAGGGAGAAGACATGGTCAGTTTCGCAGTGCTCGGCTGCGGCCGCATCGGTCGGATGCATGCCCGCAACATCCACTCCCATCCGCGCGCCGAACTGGTCGGCGTCTACGACGTGGCGGCAGAGGCCGCCGAAGGAGTTTCCGCGGAACTGGGCGCCCGGGTGCTGGGGTCCGTGGACCAGGCGCTGAACGATCCCGCGATCGACGCAGTCTTCATCGCGTCCACGACCGACACCCACGTGGACCTGATCACCCGATCCGCGAAGGCCGGCAAGGCGGTGCTGTGCGAGAAGCCAATCGACCTGGACATCTCTCGGGTCGAAGCCTGCTGGCAGGAGATCGGCAAGCTGGACCCGCTGGTCATGATCGGCTTCAACCGCCGGTTCGACCCCTCCTTCAAGGCGCTGCGCGACCGCATCCAGGCGGGCGAACTGGGCAAGGTGGAACAGGTCGTCATCACCAGCCGCGACCCCGCCCCGCCGCCGGTCCAGTATATCAGGGGATCGGGCGGGCTGTTCCGGGACATGACGATCCACGATTTCGACATGGCCCGCTACCTGGTCGGCGACATCGTCGAACTCCAGGCGATGGGCGCCGCCCTGGTCGATCCCATGATCGCCGAAGAGGGCGACATCGACAGCGCGATGATCGTCCTGCGGGCCGCGTCCGGCGCGCTGGTCCACATCAACAACAGCCGGCGTTGCGCCTATGGCTATGACCAGCGGATCGAGGCCTTCGGCGGGAAGGGCATGCTTCAGGCCCACAACCGCCGGCCGACCACGGTGGAAGCCTGGGGAGCCGGGGGGACGCAGGCCCGCGACCCCGTGCTGAACTTCTTCATCGAGCGTTATTTCGAAGCCTACATGGCGGAGATCGACCATTTCATCGATTGCGTCGAGACGGGAACGAAACCGCTGGCCGGGTTCGCCGAAGGCCGGGAGGCGCTTCGCCTCGCCGACGCCGGGCTGGAGTCGCTGCGCACGGGCGGGGTCGTCCGCCTGGACAGGTAAGACGAAAACAAGAAACGCTGGAGGAAGAACCATGGAAGAAACGATCAGGCTGACCGCCGCCCAGGCGGTGGTGCGATACCTGGCGGCCCAGCGGTCTAGGGTGGACGGGGCGGAAGTGCCGCTGTTCGCCGGCTGCTGGGGGATCTTCGGGCACGGCAACGTGGCCGGGCTGGGCGAGGCGCTGTACCATGCCCGCGAGACGCTGCCGACGTTCCGCGCCCACAACGAGCAGGGCATGGCCCTGGCGGCGGTCGCCTTCGCCAAGGCAAGCAACCGGCGCCGCATGATGGCCTGCACCACCTCGATCGGGCCGGGAGCGTCCAACATGGTGACCGCCGCCGGCGTGGCGCACGTCAACCGGCTGCCGGTGCTGTTCCTGCCCGGCGACGTCTTCGCCAGTCGCCGCCCCGACCCGGTCCTTCAGCAGATCGAGGACTTCAACGACGCCACGGTCAGCGTCAACGACTGTTTCCGCCCTGTTTCTCGCTGGTGGGACCGGATCACCCGTCCGGAACAGCTCCTGACCTCCCTGCCCCGCGCCATCCAGGTGCTGACCGATCCGGTCGACTGCGGGCCGGCCACGATCTGCATGGCGCAGGATGTCCAGGCCGAGGCGTACGACTTCCCCGAAAGCTTCT contains:
- the queC gene encoding 7-cyano-7-deazaguanine synthase QueC, with the translated sequence MTEEKALVLFSGGQDSATCLAWALDRFAHVETIGFDYGQRHRVELECRIRFRDKLAARMPDWSARLGDDHMLDLSVLGAVSDTALTGEAEIRYQENCLPSTFVPGRNLLFFTFASAVAYRRGIRHLVGGMCETDYSGYPDCRDDTLKSLQVTLNLGMDQRFVVHTPLMWIDKAATWEMADRLGGRALVDLTVEDTHTCYLGDRATRHDWGYGCGTCPACELRSAGWSRYQASLRG
- a CDS encoding BCCT family transporter; the encoded protein is MGQKTINPPVFWGASLIIVALLAVGIIYPNESEEMFASVQSSIIEGFGWLYILSVAAFVFICVFLALGRSGNLKLGPDDSEPDFSYPSWIAMLFAAGMGIGLMFFAVAEPIQHYATPPEAEPLTIEAAREAMVITFVHWGVHAWAIYAIVGLSLAYFSFRYNLPLTIRSGLYPLFKNRINGPIGDAVDIFAICGTLFGIATSLGFGVLQINAGLNYLLDWPVGLSVQIPLIAVITALATVSVVTGLDVGIRRLSELNLICAILLMVFVLAVGPTTFLLKAFVQNIGTYLDHFFIRTFTLYAYEPKGWLSSWTLFYWAWWIAWSPFVGMFIARISRGRTVRQFIGGVLFIPTGFSFLWMTVFGNTAISLDMGVAAGAITQAVSADVSVALFQFFTYLPLPSVTSTLAVLLVAIFFVTSSDSGSMVIDTIAAGGAENTPLWQRVYWCALEGIAAALLLLAGGLTALQTMTLISALPFTFIMIMLAAGLIRGMQADLARGNTAPAAVPAAELSWRQRLELSLHTPHRDDVARFLTGTVSPALEMVAQEMRGRGLSVMVGAYGEDGIALTVPAIEVRSFVYGVRPIRQLLPAYTAAQAASTEERRPHSWAARTFFSDGSRGYDVMGFTRDQIISDVVGQYERYQALTQSKATALYITSPDPA
- a CDS encoding ABC transporter permease, encoding MTAWRRFLRFPAAVSSLVLLVLLAGASLAAPLVEAALGVDANAVSLFDRFAPPSPRNWLGTDELGRDVLVRLLYGGRVSLFVGLAAAVASAVVGTVVGLLAGFFGGRIDGFLMRVTDGVIALPLLPLLIVLAAVDLGKLGVPAGLAQSDQVSLYRIIVIVSLAGWTTVARLVRGAALSVRQREYVRAAIALGAGNLRLMLVHVLPNVASPIVVATTLSVGNIILLESVLSFLGLGIQPPLPSWGNMLTNAQELIWSAPMLAIYPGLLIFVTVIAFNFVGDGLQDALDPRADASRR
- the iolG gene encoding inositol 2-dehydrogenase, translated to MVSFAVLGCGRIGRMHARNIHSHPRAELVGVYDVAAEAAEGVSAELGARVLGSVDQALNDPAIDAVFIASTTDTHVDLITRSAKAGKAVLCEKPIDLDISRVEACWQEIGKLDPLVMIGFNRRFDPSFKALRDRIQAGELGKVEQVVITSRDPAPPPVQYIRGSGGLFRDMTIHDFDMARYLVGDIVELQAMGAALVDPMIAEEGDIDSAMIVLRAASGALVHINNSRRCAYGYDQRIEAFGGKGMLQAHNRRPTTVEAWGAGGTQARDPVLNFFIERYFEAYMAEIDHFIDCVETGTKPLAGFAEGREALRLADAGLESLRTGGVVRLDR
- the queE gene encoding 7-carboxy-7-deazaguanine synthase codes for the protein MAYAVKELFKTLQGEGAHAGRAAVFCRFAGCNLWSGRERDRETATCRFCDTDFVGTDGEGGGRFGSAAELAGAIARTWGPGAPHRYVVFTGGEPLLQLDGALIEAVHAEGFEIAIETNGTLEPPPGVDWICVSPKAGADWVLRWGHELKLVFPQPRFDPAELEDLPFRHFWLQPMDGADRVANTALAVAYCRDHPRWRLSLQTHKLIGIP
- a CDS encoding ABC transporter permease; its protein translation is MLRFVAFRLLEALVVLLIMSFLIYGLIGLMPGDPVDLMINADPNLTAADAARLRELYGLDQPIWQRYLNWLAAALQGDLGYSRLFSRPVPEVLAPRLMNTLLLLGISFVLSLAVAIPLGVFAARRPHGAADTAINLACFAGISVPPFWLALLFIILFAVVLGVLPAGGMAPVGGTGGLWERLPYLVMPVATLTLVSVGGYTRFVRAAVIEQLRQDYIRTARAKGVPERSVVWRHALRNAMIPVVTIVALGFGTLFSGALVTETMFAYLGMGKLIYDSILGNDYNIALVGLLLATLMTLAGNLLADLGYAALDPRITFTETRT